gcaaaggcataggattgccaatccggagaagaAAGCTggagagttcgattctcggtacggtctaagatgttttcgggtgggaattTTCTCGATtccttgggcatagtgtatcctttgtacttgccacacaagatacatacttatgcaatggcgggtgaagaaaagctttcaattaataactgtggaaatgttaTATGTTGAAAAGCCGACCATGTTCCAGTTGAAatatagagccatagaagaagaaattcGATCAGCATCTTCAAATTACTTAGCTCTGAATTTGTGGTTTTGTTTCATGCATTTCCTATTACTGCTGCAGTTTTTAATTCCATTATTATACAGATTTCTCGTAAATCAATTGAGATAGTAATCGATAGCTATAGCCATTTCGTTGTCGTGCTTTTCTCAAATATTGGCCAAATCACACCATATAACAATTCCGGATGTCTGCTACTTATACCCTAGACCACGGTGTGTACTAATACCCTAAAGGTATAAAATGTACATACCGTCGTGCagggcttcttttgaaaaatcaggggctactttggacattttaaaacaagaattataacgaaaattaccataaaattgtcattatcaccaatcgggtgtcttgttgatagttggacggcaactttctgttacaaatttggtattttttccgtttagttttttcaaaaaattaaaaatccaaagtagcccccggaatcaaaagaagccccgcacgacggtatttaTATGGAGTGTTAGTAAGTGTTTTAAATAAAGACAGAGTTATTGaacaacatattttattatcTTGTTTTCAATTCAACATTTGTTTAGAGACCCAAATATTTTCATACCGTGTAAATAAGATTTTCATAACGCtgccttatgaaatttcataaggaTAATCAATGAAAATGTTAGAACAACTTTAAGATAAACATATGCATCATTATGGGCATAGTTCACGCAAGGTTCATTCAGTTCCATAAAGCAAccttatgattttcaatcaattgtcttgtggccaaatttcataaggtAAGTTAATGAACTTCGAAAGGTTTTTTTCGGCAGtgtatgtataagaaaaaacttatacattgcATTAGTCACATATattccaaaacttatacttttcgtTATTAGCTTTTTGTTATGGGATagttcattaggtggcataattaagagtataagtattttcgaatggttttttgccataacatataaggttatttttgtACGtgcacgcaatccaacaccactgatggaTGTAGTGAATCTTCTTCTTTCCTTAAATGGCGCTGGATTGCATGGGTGGGAACAAATAAGTCCACCAGCGACTTTAGAAGCTCTTGTTtgcaaaagcagtttcgcccttttgaaatattgatgccgattttttttacaaaaaaagttatgggccaaacacaatggatacgtttggcCCATTACGCCCAAATAGCAATCAGTCCAGAAATACTTAATTTTAAGTACTTTTAGACTTGATTTTGGGTAGTTTGGTTTCTTAGTGTATGTGCTAGTACTTCAATAATaaccgattcaaatttgatgaagttttgacCAAGGTGATTACAAACAGGTGTAACAGTATGccaattaggttctgcagcgtctgtatctaacctcaaactgatgacagattagtagtacttcgcgttggactcgggggcagccaaccaatcacgaactcaaACCTTGTCGGAGTTcgcgtcggagtcagtggaaagtactactgaactgtcaaaaaagttcatttgacgaggaccgaattcattcgtgacgtcatgctacAGAACCtaatgggagagccagccggtttgtttgctttttgcactgaaaatgaatttttcacccctgcgctagtctctcccatctactgtccaagtgagtgaaccctgatatggtccaatgcaccgagttcatcattgacgtttgagacgggcgctgtttactaagaatgaatactttttcattcatcgagttcatgcaagtgttcatttttagtaaacagcgcccgtctcaaacgtcattgtgttcattcggtgcattggaccataagAACCCTGGTTTTGACATCTCATctcaaaaacaaaccaaaagAAAGTGCGATTATAAATATTTTggttttcaagtttttcaaaagcaaagcaattttcaataacataacACTTTTACATTTCCGTATTTTGCCGAATAATGTTGATGTCAGGATTTCCAAAAATGCTTCCTATGATAGTACTTAAACCATATCGAGCAACTGGCTTGTTATCATTTAAAAAGTgagttaaaattttatttattgattattaTCGTTGACCGGCTTTATCGTTGAATATAGACATCTTACTCAACAAACGACATCTCGTTTAGAGCCTCCGCCGAATGTGGACCAAAGAGAAGTGGACACTCTTGCTAAATTAGCCGAAGAATGGTGGAATCCAACAGGGCCGCTGAAAGGACTACATTCGATGAATTCTCTCCGGGTTCCATTGGTTCGAGATGGACTTATTGCGACAAGCGTGGTTCCACAGGAGCAAATCCGATCACCTCAAGTGCTCAGAGGAATTGATATTCTAGAGGTCGGCTGTGGAGGTGGTATTCTAACGGAAGCTCTGGCAAGAATTCATGCCAACGTAGTTGGAGTTGATCCCGGAGAGAAACTCATTAGTGTGGCAAAGGAACACGCGACACGGGATCAAAAAATATCTGGGAGAATTAAATATTCGGTTGAAACTGTTGAAGACCATGCACAGAAGAATGTAGAAAAGTACGATGCTGTGATTGTGTCGGAGGTGCTGGAACACGTCAACGATAAAGCAGCGTTTTTGGAGCATTGCGTGATGGCGTTGAAACCGGGTGGATCTATTTTTGTAACGACGCTGAACAAAACGACTGCTTCTTGGGTGGGAGGGATATTGGCGGCGGAGTACATTCTGAAGCTGGTTCCGGAAAATACGCATGATTGGGAAAAGTTTATTGCACCGCTGGATGTACAACGgattttgaaaacatttaacTGTACAACTATTTTGATGCACGGAATGACGTacgaattttggaaaaatagtTGGTCCTGGTGTAAACGAACGGACATAAACTATGCCGTTCAAGCTGTGAAGTTAGTCGAAAATTGAAAATACAAAAAGCGATTGCTTGTAGTTCCTAATTATTGTTTTATTCGGCCAACGTTTCTCTACTCATCGTCATCCCTCGGCTTCTCCATTCTTTTGATGTTGAGCGGCAATATACTGGATTGCCGTTTGCCACCCTTTTCGTACTTCTTCTTCATCGACTTCATGACGCTGGTGTAAAACTGGGCCATCTCCTCGTCGGGAACATCCTTGCGCATTTTTTGTCTCTCGGCTTCGGCCGCCCGCTCTCGCTCAATCTGCTCGGCCAAATCTTTGTTTTTCTCAAGCTCAATGAGACGCTCAATTTCCGGGTTCATTCCGCCATAACTTACTCGCCCTTCGATCAGGTCTTCGCATGGGACGTAGCTGGTTTCGATTATATATTTGGATGACTCATGCAGCATTTTGTCGGTGAATTCATTGGAGTATAGAGCCCTGAGTGAGGGAATCAAATTGGTTTAATGGTTTATGAATGGGCTGTTCTAACAAATAGGAAAAATCTTTTGAGGAGGTTTTTGACTTCATACTTTTTCATTTTGTTTAGCTCAATAAACATTATTACTAGTAGGGTCATTTGCCAATTATTGCACACCTAAGGAAACAGCCAATATATTTGATATGTCTGAGACAAATAGAAACACTATTTTCATAATAGTAATAGTTTGTAACTATAGTAATAGTTATGTTATTGTCTATTTATTGTCGATACAGATGAAATCAAGAACATGTATGAACTTGTCTCAACTACGTCGCTCGACTGAAATGTCGCTGGTCGCTGGTGACCCTTTCCAGTAAGTGCTCCAGCGACGCAGGCAAATTTAATGCGTCGCCGCAGCACCAAACTGGAAAGCGCTCGCTGGTTGAGCGACGTTCCAGCGATGACTCGCATAGACAATAACGAGTTTACATCTTTGTATCAGGTCAAGGAGAATttaggaataggaataggaaaatttacattttatttgaaaacaagacatagcacacacaaattaaaAGAAAACTATAATTAAACTCTAACAGTACAATTTATTGTGGTTTATTAGCGAGATGAAAATCTGGTGGTTGAACCTTTATTCAGACCAAGGAAGTTTGTATACAAACTCGGTGATCTATCTATTCAAAGCTAATAAATTTTAGAatagaaatcaaaattatttaaaattatgctCTTGAATGTTTCTAACTCACCTCCCTTCGGCATCATCCTTTTCCTTTTCAAGCTTTTCTCTGGTTCGAGTCATaaatttcatttccaaaataccTTTCGAAAGTTTcactttattcattttattactCATTTTGGTCAAACTACTAAATTTACTGGCAAAcctatggaaaaatgtatctgaattccaaaaaatcgcaataaattaaccaaaatgtAAAAGCGTGACAAtgacatcaaaaacaaaaatattttttacattttgtttTGTGTCTCCGAACCGGTTGACCGGGGGGTGATAGTACAATGAACGTACTAGACTACTGCATTTTAACGTAATAGACTTTATCTCGCTTAACATGTGAAAAGAGCGAAAAGAGCCTACACTGAAAGAAGCGGCATGGTAATATTGACCAAATTGAggttaaattaaaaacattttaccaCTTGCTTTGTGCAGACTACACATAACGTTTGAATCAACCATAACTGCAGTTGATTTTACTATGAAGTCTTTTTTGACATTCCGTCGGGTTGACTGCATATCCCAGGTAACCGTAAGCCTTAAAATAAGCCGTACGTGCGACTATAATGCTAGCACAGAACTAACAAGCTTCATACTGGCTCTGTAATAGCCctatacagtagacgttcgataactgcaagtcatttaactgcaatgcttttgaACTGCAATTcaatagttgcaacagttttgcagttatcggaccgctaaacttcaaacagatgtcaaactcaatgacagttgcactgcgctgcacatttagatgcacttttattacattcatttcatttaatttatttagttaacatctaaacagataacactgaatcaacaatttgacgccacaatacacggttcgaggccgcatctctctatCCTCGGaaacgccccacgctcgccaagtcgttctgcacctggtgtgcccatctcgctcgctgcgctccacgccgtctcgtacctgccggatcggaagcgaacaccatctttgcagggttgctgtccgacattcttgcaacatgtcctgc
The nucleotide sequence above comes from Armigeres subalbatus isolate Guangzhou_Male chromosome 3, GZ_Asu_2, whole genome shotgun sequence. Encoded proteins:
- the LOC134219951 gene encoding ubiquinone biosynthesis O-methyltransferase, mitochondrial-like, producing MLMSGFPKMLPMIVLKPYRATGLLSFKKHLTQQTTSRLEPPPNVDQREVDTLAKLAEEWWNPTGPLKGLHSMNSLRVPLVRDGLIATSVVPQEQIRSPQVLRGIDILEVGCGGGILTEALARIHANVVGVDPGEKLISVAKEHATRDQKISGRIKYSVETVEDHAQKNVEKYDAVIVSEVLEHVNDKAAFLEHCVMALKPGGSIFVTTLNKTTASWVGGILAAEYILKLVPENTHDWEKFIAPLDVQRILKTFNCTTILMHGMTYEFWKNSWSWCKRTDINYAVQAVKLVEN
- the LOC134219952 gene encoding M-phase phosphoprotein 6-like is translated as MSNKMNKVKLSKGILEMKFMTRTREKLEKEKDDAEGRALYSNEFTDKMLHESSKYIIETSYVPCEDLIEGRVSYGGMNPEIERLIELEKNKDLAEQIERERAAEAERQKMRKDVPDEEMAQFYTSVMKSMKKKYEKGGKRQSSILPLNIKRMEKPRDDDE